Genomic window (Oryza sativa Japonica Group chromosome 3, ASM3414082v1):
TGACAAAAAAGTGCTCTGTATCAAATATTTCACAGAATGAGTTCTTTTGGTGATGTGGTAGGCTTATATGTTATATGACTAGTTTTCAAATCCAATTTggtatgacttttttttttttttggggggggggtgaTGGTGGCACAAGATTATTCATTGGATTTTATTGAcaatacatgaatattagataTGGTTTTGGAATTGTTGTTTATAGTACTCAAATATTATGCCTCAGGAAGATACCTTGAATTATGTAAACAACTTACTTTTTCTTGGTTCTTTTAATGTATTCGCTCACAGTCCGCTGCTATGCATTCAAACTTTTGACAGGATAGGCAGGTTCTTTTAACTGGTGCCAATCCTTTAGCAAAGGAACTAAACATCAAGGAGCTTTACAATTTGCAAAGCAGACTAGCTCAGGAAAAGGCTAGAGATGTATATCGCCAAAGGTTAGACGCTAATCTCATTGACATCATCACCTATTAATAGAATTATCGTTTATATAAattcttactccctccattccacaaACCTAGGACTGGATATGACATATCTTagttcagattcattgtactaggatatgtcacatccagtcctaggtttgttttttgtgggatggagggagtatatgttgaTATAATGTGTATCATGAGACATCAACACACCTGCTCATGAAAATGATTCTGATTGCATTTGTCAATCCTTTTCAATGAGAGAATTTAAAACAATGCATACACTTGCATTTTTTGCCTTGTTGAGAACTTGTATTACTATTTGGACTTTCGAATAACACTAGGACATGAAAATTACCTAGATAATGTCATAACAGGTCGTACAGGTAGCATGAATTCAGGTTACTACTAAGAGGTTTTTAATTCTGATTCAACAATAACTAGCCAGGCCTTTGCACTACTAGTGTAATATATTATTTCCTTTTGAACTACTAAGGTAGGTTTGCATACCGAGCAAGTTGCTTGAGTTTGCAAGCGTGCACTCCTTGTCTGAATACGGTGTAGTAGTTCCTACAACATGCTCTATCTGTTTAAGATTCTATCTTTCTGTTTCTTACCATATGATGAAAGTTCTAATCCATTCCATGGCTTTACCAGATTTCAAATGCCAGAATTTCAAGGCCTGGTTCAGGAGCAAAATACCCCAATTGACCTGTGTGGTCTTCACGTAAGCGAGGCGATACACGCCCTGAACTATGAGCTCAACAACCGGCGGAAGATTGCTCGATCCACAGGCCGTCGTCTCCAGGTGATCATAATATCAAGCACACGTACTCCGGCGAGGCtgaccgccgccgtcgagcagtACCTCCTGGAGCACGGCATTCAGTATACGCAGGCACAGCCGGGCCTTTTCCGTGTCCTGTTACAGTGAAGTAACAGGATGGTAGGCTCATCATGTTTGTGTACACCTttgaaagaagaagaaaaaaaagaggaggaacAAAAAAGAATTGACCCCTGTACTACTGTATATGGCAGAGATGAGTAGTACTAGCAGAATAGAAATTTGAAATAGCTGTTGTAATATTCGTATAGcaaggcttttttttttgtcagcaAAAAACGTTGTAAAATTTGCGGAATTAGGCGATATGTTCTTTCAATGTGGCGTCCCTAGCTGCTCGTTCCAATCTAACACGCATGCGATGCAGGATGCTATTTGGACTGGAATCAGCTGATTTGCGTGCAGATTTGCGAAAGTAATACATGACGCGACACACCATGATTGAATCTTCGTTTAAAATCAAAATGGTTGACAACTTTCTTTgcaagatttttctttttagtgcGTATAGCACTGTTCAACCGGTTCGtgcatttcttttttgttgCTAGCAACTTTAGCAAAGATGAGAAAGGGCAAAATGGCGAATAGCTCAAGGTCGCAACAAATGCAAGCAGCATACAAGTAAATCGTAGTAAATTCAACCACAACGATAGAGGATGATCCAACAAGTAAAGCTGATGACTGTTTTTTGGAGTTACATGAAATGGTTCACTGAATGTTTCTTGGCTGAACATGAAATAAAATGACACTGCTGAAAGACTAGAGTGCAGTGTGAAGCAGTAACATGTCCAACTTCATTGTAGCTCAGTCGCGCTCACTTATGGCTGTTAGGTGCTGATCGATCTCCTCTGTCGTGAGTGCTCTGAAAACACGATCATCTTTCCTCACAACACCGACCTGCCAAACGATAGTTTATCTGATAAGCACAGCGAAGCAGAACTAAAAAAACTTTCAGAAAAGACTTGCGTATAAACAACAGCATACCTCAATCTCGGTGGCCTTGAAATCTTCCTGAAGAACTGATTGCAATGCAGAAATTGCAATCTGGGATCATAGGAcaaaattagcaaataataATCCAGTAAGAACAAAAGTAAATGACTGGAAAAAGACCTCGCAATGTTTACCTGGACAGTTTCCTCGTAGGAGAACTGTGGGTCATCCTTCATTTTCTTCTCCAGAAAATTTATTGCTTCCTGCTCCTTAAGACCGGCGCTAGTTGCCTGAGAATAGAATACCAGGTGTTAAAGGAAACAAATTTCTAATCGTCCAACAAAAGACAGAAGGCTCAACATTCGTTCAGCTGATAAGTGAACTACAGAATGAAAAAGGAAATATAGTTTAACACTCTAATGAAGCATACAGAAACTGTGTATACCTTATGTCCAAAGAAGTGACCTgccgggtcacatttgaataGTTGAGCGTTTTTCTCTTCGTCATAGCCCAAGACCATAGCAACTGTGGAATATACCAAAAGAAAATGAATATGGAGGGCAAATAAGATCCAAGCTGATTGGTTTAACATTAACTATAGAACAGAAGCCAATGGAACAATAGGTCACTTGATGATACGAACCTACTCCAAGGGGCCTCATGTAGGCATGCTGCGTGTAGACTTGTGCTTTGTCTGCTATCCTGAAACATAAACCAGAAAAGTTAGCTATCACTTTGTTATAAGAAATGCAAAGATCATATATTCAACCACAACCCTATTTTCACAAATAGAGAACTTAAGGATGAGACATGATACCATTTTGCTAATACGTCTACGGGCATCTCGTAGCCCCATTTGAAACGGAATTCAGCTGCCTCATTCCTTGCTTGGTAGACTAAGGACCTTGCATCAGctgaaaaacagaaaaaggaaaacaaagttTATGATCAATGAAGAATGAAGGTATTcaggaaaaacaaaataagaaaATATGGTCTCAATGCCAAATTATCACTAGCAGAACAAATTATGTGGAACCTAATGCTACAACATATATACTACTAGAAAGCAAGAGCCTTCATAAGGAAACTGATGGCAAATATGAAAGAGCTTAATTAATATGGTATGCTTGCATTTGATCCAAATTTTGTGGTGTTTTCGCAGTCCCCAAAAGAAAAAGGGCAGTGCTTTCTACCATTGCCCTAAGAGTTAAAACAAACAGAGCTAAACATACTGATATACCATCCAGTGCCTCATGTACAACCCAAAACAACCAGGAGAACCATGCCCTATATAAAGCTCTAGCATCATCGCAAAATTAACCGGCAAAATCACTGTGGGTGGTCTATTTCCACAGCATCTATCTCAAAATTGATATCTGGAATAACTTAATCTTAAACCTAagacacacacaaaaaaaaaacaactttttcTTCATCATCAACACGCACAAAAACATAACACTAGTTATATACAGTGAAGCAAAGCTGCAGAGCAAACAAACCTGTGAGGCCAGTGGCGAGCAGACCGATGTACTTGGTGATCGGGAACAAGTGCGTGACGCTCGTATGGTCCAGCAACTTGTCCTGCAAAATCAGAATCACATCACAAGGAGCAAGACAAATCAGTCTCCTCTCCTGGTCTCTAATCGCCGTATAAACAGCATAAAGCCGCGATCTTTTTAGATCGAAGCGAAGAGAACTCACCGGCACTTTCTTCTGTGTGACGACGCAGACGGAGTCCTTGCCGCGGACGCCGATCGACGTCACCCCCGCCGACTTCACCGCCTTGAACGCGTACTCTGCACAACACCAAAACACCAGATCAAACCAGATCAGATCAGCCTCCCAACATCACAAAAAAAGCAGATCTAACCTCGAGCGGGGAAAAACGAGGGCGGGCGaggctagggttttagtaaGGGGGGAGACCACGCACCGACTTGGTAGAGGCGGCCCTCCGGGGAGAAGATGGTGATGTGGCGGTCGTAGCCGGCGCCCGTGCCGCGGCTCATCGTCGCCGGATTTCTCGCCGCCGCGGGTGGGGTTTCGCGTTCGCTTTGCTCCGAGAGAATACGGCGAGGCTTGTGTTTGTGCTTGGTTGGGGAGGCAAAATAAAccaaaaatagaaaatagacGCACGCGACGGCGGCTTCTTCTTATTGCGCAAGAAGAAGAGTGGAGGGGGTCCGGGTCGGAGTCTCGCTGCAGTTTCGGTCGAGCCGGACTCGAGGGTCCGACTCGGGCTATGGGAGTGGGACGGGGGGTTGTGGCCGCATCGCAGTGCTGGTCGCTTCATAGCCGTCAGATCATGCGAAGTCAATCTCCTAATAGCCTGTGTAGTTTGCGAAAAcgtcggatgtttgaccggatgttggaaggTATTTTcgaacacgaataaaaaaaactaatttcataacttgcctggaaaccacgagacgaatcttttgagcctaattaatccatcattagcacaggTGGGTTAcggtagcacttatggctaatcatggactaattaggctcaaaagattcgtctcgcgatttcccccttaaccgtgcaattagtttttcattttatctatactagaaaaaaaatgcccgtgcgttgcaacgggtaattAAAGACGTTTTTATCACTGTGCATTATACTTCTTCGTTGGTTCTGGGCCGAAAATCCATCCCTTTCTTCCTTTTCAGTTTTAGCTCTGGTTGTTGTCTCTTTCCGCTCGGCCAGCCTCTCTTTGGCCTAGCTTATAAGTGTAGCTGTAAACCCAGCTCGCACAATCAAATGCAATCTTCAACCTCCGAAAGACGGTATCATGCCTATAGATGCCGAAGGCATCCTACCCATCAAATACAGCCGAGTCTTTGTCGACCTCCCAAACTTGGCTCACACAATCAAATGTGATCTTTAACCTTCGTAAGATGGCCTGTACTCCACATTCTGGAGCCATCAGAATTGATTGAGGGTTTTAAAACAGCTTGGAAAACTCGTTGGCCAGCCATCATCAGTAATTGTTAAATGGAGACTAAATCTGACGAATTAAAGCCTACTTGGAACTGAAAATCATGGCAAAAATGATAAGGCAGAAGGGGAAAAAGGCATATTGACGTGGTGGGGCAGATTGATGTGGGACTATGCTAGGGTTCTGCcagatgacaaaaaaaaataaaccaggTGGATAAAAGCTCGGAAGCCTTACACATGCGCAATAGAAAAACCGTGGCAGAAAAGATATccaaattgacaaaaaaaaagcaacgatggaaaaaaaggaaaaaaacggATCTAAGATATtcggattgaaaaaaaaaagaaaaaaaacgtgtGCAACAGGCGATGGAAAAAACGGATCTAAAAGTCACGACCAAAAAAGATCGGGCGGAAAAAAACCGGAGAAAAAAACcacgtgtgaaaaaaaaattggacggAACGCGCGAGGGAGAAAAATCAGGCGAGTGACGTACGAAATTTTCtggacaaaaacatcttaaacttttataataggtaaagatttaatactccatgcatttgtccaaatattcgatatgatatttttgagaaaaaaaatttaggaactaaGCAAGGCCTAATATTTGACATATTTTTCTTCGTTGGAGTGGATAATCTGGCCTTTGCTTCGGTTTTTGTttgaggaggggggggggtgtaGGTTAATTAGCGTCTCAAGCTTGTCAGGCATAATTGTTATGTTGTTACATTTCCTATGGGATGTTATTTTGTTTTCAGTAGCAGGATCAGACGTATATGTGGGGTGTAGTATTTTTTTCCATAAATATAGTTTCCCAggtcttgtattttttttctgctatataaataaaaatatcataCTATCTTGTATgggttgtttaaaaaaatacagttgatactttttgagttttttatattaactttaaAGCCGCTGGTAATATAAAtacaaaagttttattcatGAATTATATTTGGTTGCTTCGTTTATTACTCTGTCACAGAATATAAAGACTTTTTTTAGAGTTGCTcctttattagttttttttttgggctcaTTATCTGTAGCTCAAACAGTCAAAGCCACACATAAGAACAACGGTGGAGTTAGAAATCTAAATATTTATTTACTAAGGGGAGTCAGTACTTGATGGTACTAATTATGTTTAAAATTCAATCAAGATATAGTTATTGTCATTGAAAATCTAAAATCATGTGGGAGGCCTTCGCTGACTCGAGAAGTTGAGATGATTAATCCTCAAAAAATCACCAATAAATCTACATAACGCCAGTTCGGTCAGGATTTTGCACATCCTCGGGAATTGGCAGTAATTTGAACCATCCCAAACAAGATCTAGGGCTCCTTTAAGGCAAAGGAAAACTAGAGAAACTAGCCGGGACCCGCGCGTTGCCGCGGGTGAAATGGTGGGCATAAGAGCAAAGTATTGACATCTCATGTAGCTCCTCAGAGCTCTACCTAATTATGTCAAGTATTAGCATTACCGTTACAGTCAACCACAAAATCGAAGAGTACCTCAGTAATAGAACAGTTAAATCGAAGAGTGTACTTCAGTAATAGAACTGGCTTCTTTTGCCCAAAAAGTACTGCAAGGTATACATGCTTTAGCTATGTTATTATTGCTGAAACATCTTTGCTTGTCACACCACCGGTTACTAATCAGTTTATATGTCACACCGCTTTGATTGCTCCTTTGGGAAAACCAGTTTGCCAAGTGCTAAtttacacctaaagtttagtaTCTACTACGTATGTTCTAAGATTAATATTTTACACTTAGATTGGTATCTATGTGTTAAGTGTTAACGGTGTCAACACTATGATATGCTCTAGTTTACAACTAAAGATTAGCGCCTATGTAAATTACCAGAAGGCTATATATCAAGCTATATGAATCTGAAGCACCACATAACAAAGACATATGCCATTAATTTTGTCAAATGTTGCTGGAATATATGGTCCAGTAGAAATAGAACAATAAGTTAGATAATGGAGATATGTTTCACTGGACTAACAGTTATCCGATGCATTTTGAGCTTTAAAGAGAATATAAGATGGATGGTATTAGTAGTTTACTAACAAATTGTGCTTCTATCATCTTGTTTCGGCGCAAAAGGAACAGTACATGCAGTTGGCTACAATGAGGGCATGATGTGACAAACAGTTAATTTGAGGTTCCAAATATGAAGATATCGATAGTTCAGAAATAATTATAAGTATGTGCTAGAAGAGATCATGAACATGATATATGCTATTCTTGCCAAATTCCTATGCTTCATCTTTCATAGAGCTGCAGAGACCAAGGCAGTTTGCtcaaaagtaaaataaataatttaagatgcACAAGGTTTGTAGATCAAACCTTTAGTTTTTAAACTGTATTACACCAACAGTGACAATTAATCCCTATACACAGATATGTACAGTTGTACACTCCGATATAGAGAGATGGGGAAGCAAGTTGGTTGAACTGCACATATGGTTGTGTTCTTAACAAAACCTAGCTATAAGAATGCATCATTTCAACTGCATAAAGGAGGAAGATGCACGTATCTTTTTAATTCAATGTTGTTGCCCAGTTGACATAttaacctgaaaaaaaaaactgaaataggAATCCCACACCCATGGTACCATTTGTTTGACCCATCCAAACACATGGACCTGCTTACCATGCATAAGAATGCTGAGGACAATAAAAATGTATGCATTATAGAATCCTAACATATATAGCATTAGCTGGTAGCCTGGTACCTCCAACAACCTAGCTCTTTTGAGTCAAATAAGTTTCCTTCTTCATGCTAAATCAGTACATCTCATGACATGACATTTTATTAACCATTCGATATTCAATATTGAGATTTGTAggtagtttttttaaaaaaataacataacCGAGTAATTTCCAGATATCTCAATGTAACTTAGCAcataatataagaaatattaaataaGTGGAGATAACCATCTTGTACATGGATTGAAATACCTGATTATAAATTATAGCTTGTTTTACTAACTTGCTGCAGCCATACATCAAGAAATCAAATAGTAGTACATTGCAAACTCTGAGAAATCACCATGTGGGTGCTCACCGGCACTGAGATGGTCCTGGCTCATGCCACGCTTTATGGTAGAATTTGGTTGAAGATAGCAAACCCAATGCTGGGAGGTACTGTTGGCGATGCCGGATTCAGGACTAATGAATTAAGTTAGGAATGATGACCAAATCAATGAAGAACAGGTTACTTAAGCCCCATCTATCAGCCATTGCTATTAATTCCATTGAACAactgtgcaaaaaaaaaaagaggccaTTTTTGGTTCACGAAGATCCAAATAAATCAACTAAGTATTTAGGTATAAAAAGTATACGGTACAACTACAACAGTTACAACCTATGCTCAACATCCAAGTTGTTATTTGCTTGCCATAGTGGTACTGCAAGCCCTGAAAGCCACAGGATGGTCAACTCATGCCAAAAACATGCTGAAAGCTGAAAAATTTGCAGAATGACAACATAGAAAAGAAGGATATCACTATACATGAGAATTTGTAGAACAATTCTATGGTTAAGAGTTTTTCATGTAGGTCCAATTACAGCAAGTATTCAAAAAGACAAAGTCATAGGCAAAATTTAGAGCAAACCTTGTGGTGGCATAACTTTATATTTTGCATGTCCCATTAGTATTTCATCACTGGCCAAGTTTACTCTCGCAAAATTTACTCCAAGGTTTAGTAATATGCAGCCTGTTACTACCCAATAGTAACTTGCAAAAGACATACCAACTATTGGGCATTGAGCACGAAAGTAAGAAAGAAATATAGGAACCCCATTGCAACGAATTCAGATCCTCTGCAACAGGCAGTCTTGGATGATATTGCACTTCTGCAGAAGAGGAAcaactaaataaaaaataatgtacaGAGAAGATTGCATgtaaatttaataataataacaatttgGTGATTTCCTATTTTCATGGCCCACACAAGAACTGAATAGTAGCTCCTGAAAATATTTtgtagaaggaaaaaaataaccTGTGCACGAAAGGTCATGATAGGCATCCATGCTTAACTATCTGTTCTTTATTTGAGAAGTTGTCAACCATCTGTCCTAAAAGTGTGGTGGTTGGAAATGTATGGATGGCAGCCCATAGTCAATGAACGATGTTTTTAATATCCTGCAGTGGTTCACTGCGCAATATTGTCAATATAACTatagaagaatcaacttggatGTCCCTAGATGAAATTGTGAACATGAGATCCAAATCCTCCTAAGCAAATAAAAGATTGAAACTGATAGCAAGAAAGAAGGGGAAGCACCTAAGAGAATTCATCAGGAGCAGCTGACGAGATCATGGGACCTGCATGAAGACCTATCAATCAAATCAGGAAAATTGGACACGAACTGGAACAAAGAATCATTAAATCTATAACCTCTCATTGAGAACTGACGCG
Coding sequences:
- the LOC4331828 gene encoding proteasome subunit alpha type-6, with the translated sequence MSRGTGAGYDRHITIFSPEGRLYQVEYAFKAVKSAGVTSIGVRGKDSVCVVTQKKVPDKLLDHTSVTHLFPITKYIGLLATGLTADARSLVYQARNEAAEFRFKWGYEMPVDVLAKWIADKAQVYTQHAYMRPLGVVAMVLGYDEEKNAQLFKCDPAGHFFGHKATSAGLKEQEAINFLEKKMKDDPQFSYEETVQIAISALQSVLQEDFKATEIEVGVVRKDDRVFRALTTEEIDQHLTAISERD